From the genome of Grus americana isolate bGruAme1 chromosome 9, bGruAme1.mat, whole genome shotgun sequence, one region includes:
- the ARL14 gene encoding ADP-ribosylation factor-like protein 14, translating to MGLQHTKHSKVKQANILMLGLDSAGKSTLLYKFKYNDVFLTIPTIGFNVDMIEIGKDFTLTFWDVGGQQKMRQVWCNFLENVDGLLYVVDSSDKWRLEESKKEFELILKNEFIKSVPVVVLANKQDLPGALNAEEITRRFKMKKYCSDRNWYVQPCCAITGEGLSEALQRLTTFAKQYSRSKETSTIFKEIETL from the coding sequence ATGGGCCTCCAGCACACCAAACACTCCAAAGTCAAGCAAGCTAATATACTGATGTTAGGACTTGATTCTGCAGGAAAATCTACACTGTTGTACAAGTTCAAGTATAACGATGTTTTTCTAACAATTCCAACAATTGGCTTTAATGTTGATATGATTGAAATCGGGAAGGATTTTACATTGACCTTTTGGGATGTTGGAGGACAACAGAAAATGAGACAGGTTTGGTGCAATTTCCTGGAAAACGTAGATGGACTGCTGTATGTTGTGGACAGCTCTGATAAGTGGCGTCTGGAAGAAtcaaagaaagaatttgaaCTCATTTTAAAGAATGAATTTATAAAAAGCGTACCAGTCGTCGTGCTGGCGAATAAGCAGGATTTGCCCGGAGCTTTGAACGCTGAGGAAATAACCAGGAGGTTCAAGATGAAGAAGTACTGCAGTGACAGAAATTGGTACGTACAGCCCTGTTGTGCTATCACAGGAGAAGGTTTGTCAGAAGCTCTCCAAAGACTAACCACATTTGCAAAACAATACAGCAGATCAAAGGAGACTTCTACAATCTTTAAGGAAATAGAAACACTTTGA